TCTGTCAGTCGTGCCGGGAGATAGGTTTATGTCGTTCAGCTCGGGTGCGGGGTCAAACGACCACGCGTGTTAGTGGCGAACTCACCAACAATACCATGCGGTGGAGATATTGGCAAGCAGATACAAGGACCTGTTCAGATTTGCCAAAGACTGGCTGGATGCATGGACTGGCAATGACCCCGAATTCCTGTTGAGCTTCTATACTGATGATGCTCTCTACGTTGACCCTGCGAACCGTAATGGACTGAGAGGAAAGGATGAGATCCGGTCCTACTTCGTCCGCCTCCTAGATGTCTATCGCGACTGGACGTGGGTGCCTCTCGAAGTCTTTCCCATAGAGAAGGGCATGATAGTGAAGTGGAGGTGTCAGATACACATCCCCGAGATTGAGACCATCGAAGAGACCGGCGTTGATATAGTCGAGATTCGCGACGGAAAGATATCCCGAAACGAAGTG
The window above is part of the Candidatus Thorarchaeota archaeon genome. Proteins encoded here:
- a CDS encoding nuclear transport factor 2 family protein — protein: MLASRYKDLFRFAKDWLDAWTGNDPEFLLSFYTDDALYVDPANRNGLRGKDEIRSYFVRLLDVYRDWTWVPLEVFPIEKGMIVKWRCQIHIPEIETIEETGVDIVEIRDGKISRNEVYFDRSRLVEVVQARRRMHRLIS